Proteins from a genomic interval of Rosa chinensis cultivar Old Blush chromosome 2, RchiOBHm-V2, whole genome shotgun sequence:
- the LOC121051251 gene encoding uncharacterized protein LOC121051251 yields MADAASISDCFEHFIVAGDATKEDEDNDEVGEDCNMSGHPITKILNENRLEGPNFNDWLRNLKIVLTFDKIAYVLQNAPPHTLLAQDATDEQRVAYQKHKDDDTQAKCVMLASMNSQLQKQHENMDSASSMLLHLTELFGERNRNVRFTVVNELVKTKHVRGAPVHQHGLKMIGLIEQIQDLGFALDAELAQDLLLSSLDDSFSQFIMNYNMQQMDHTLSDLLNMLVTAEKQIKKESGSAAIIASSSSSKSKCKGKGKKKQVHPTMFALRCRT; encoded by the exons ATGGCTGATGCAGCCTCCATTAGTGACTGCTTTGAACACTTCATAGTCGCCGGAGACGCCACTAAGGAAGATGAAGACAACGATGAAGTAGGAGAAG ATTGCAATATGTCAGGACACCCTATCACCAAAATTCTCAATGAAAATCGTCTTGAGGGCCCAAACTTCAATGACTGGCTCCGCAATTTGAAAATTGTATTGACATTCGATAAGATCGCTTATGTCTTACAAAATGCACCCCCTCACACTCTTTTGGCTCAAGATGCAACCGATGAGCAACGTGTTGCTTATCAAAAGCATAAGGATGATGACACTCAAGCTAAATGTGTTATGCTTGCATCCATGAACTCACAACTTCAGAAGCAACATGAGAATATGGATAGCGCCAGTTCTATGTTACTTCATCTCACTGAATTGTTTGGTGAGAGAAATAGAAATGTGCGCTTCACAGTAGTCAATGAGCTTGTTAAGACAAAGCATGTGAGGGGTGCACCTGTGCATCAACATGGTCTAAAAATGATAGGCCTTATTGAGCAAATTCAAGACCTTGGATTTGCACTTGATGCGGAGCTAGCTCAagatcttcttctttcctcccTAGATGATTCATTTTCTCAGTTCATAATGAACTATAATATGCAACAAATGGATCATACTCTTTCTGATCTTCTCAATATGCTGGTAACAGCTGAGAagcaaattaagaaagagagtggGAGTGCGGCTATTAtcgcttcttcttcatccagtAAGTCCAAATGTAAAggcaaagggaagaagaaacaa gTGCATCCCACCATGTTTGCACTTCGTTGCAGGACCTAG